The genome window AAAGAGAATGGCCTCACATCTTATTAATGCATCTCTAAACAAACACACAGCAAATCACTCTGTCCGACATCAGTTGGGTCCATCTTCGAAGCTCtcttcagcagcagcagcttcaAACATTCTGTCCATCGACAGTGCTCTCCGCATCGACAGCCAGAGGAACAGAAGCAGCCTGAATCAGAGATCGCAGTGGAGAAGAAACATTTAGTATTAGCTGAGGAGGATCGACAACGAAGCACAAACCGGTTGAGATGAACTCACCAATTTACGATATTTGAGAGCATAAAACATCTCGAGGTAACGACGAGTCTCGCGTCTCTCGAGGTTGGAGACATGCTTCCAGAATCCATACACACCAGCCAATGTCATCAGCCTCTCGGAGTACAGCTTCCAAGTGTACCTACGAAATGTCCATGCAGACATGAGGGTTACAAGAACAAGAAGTCGATCGAGTCATGTTCTGGATGGAAGAAGAAACAAGCCGTACTTCTCGTAGATCCTCTGCAGTCCTCCCTGCGAGATCTTATCCCAGTGGGTGGGATCCTCCTTGCACTTCTCGAAGAAGCCAACCAGGATTTCGGCGGCTTTGTCCTTCTGATAAGGATCGATGTGGAAGCCAGAAACCCCGTGAACAATGATCTCTGCAGGACCTCCATAAGCAGTCGCAAATGTGGGCAAGCCACAGGTCATGGCTTCCACCACCGTGAGCCCGAAAGCTTCGTACAAAGCAGGCTTAGAAGACAGAACACAGACCATCAGTCGAGAATTCTCAGGTCGCGGGGTAGTAGAGTACAATGATCCATTACCTGCACAAAAGCTCCTTTAGTGTCAGCAATGTATCGGTAGAGCTCCCCGTTGCGGACTCTGTCCATCTGCGCAGAGATCCACCTGATCTGGCCATTCAAGTTGTACTCCTCGATGAGACCGAACATCTTCTTCCTCTCTGCTAGTTCCTCGATATCCTTCGATTCTTTGCCATGGTCGCCTGCCACCACAACAAGGTTTGCTAGTTCCCTCAACCTCGCATTCCTGCCATATAGCTCTACGAGACCCGTCAGGTTCTTAACACGGTCCAGCCTTGCCATCGAGAAAATGATGGGTTTGTTTCGGTCATTCAGCACAAACCTGCATGAATTCCGAGTTCTTTCGTTAGCTGAGAAAGATTAGAGAGCATGACAGAAAGAAGGAACAGAAGAAGTTGCTCGTCTTTCTCACTTGTGCTCATCATTCTCAACAGAGCTGAAAAGTAGCTCCTCGATTTCAGGATGGAAGTGGGTGAGTCTTTTGTCCACCTCAACGTGAGGGAAGTAGACTGACATATCGGCTCCAGGTGAAACAATGTTGAACTTGGGATCAAATACATTGATTCCATGTACCACGCGGTAGAGTCCAGGAAGTGTGAATGCAGTGTGAGACTCGTACTGTCCCACCGTGTCCTTGCTGCAATATCAGAGATGTGCAGAAGATTAGATTCATTGCATTTTAGTTGAAGTGATTGGAGACTTGTTGATTTCTAGGCAAACATACCTTCCAGCAATCTCTTGGAAGGTACTAGTGATGATGAAATCAGTATGATTCATGGCGAACAAATCAGCTGTGAATTGGCAAGAGAAGTGGTATTGATCATCGAACTTTTTCCAGTAGATATCGGAGTTTGGATACTTCGTCTTCTCCAAGGCATGGGCGATGGTGCACTTCAAAGAGACATTATGAGAAAACAATTAGTGATAATGCACTGCTTGGTAGAGAATGATAATAAAGCATCGTGTTTCGAGATGCAAACCTGAGTGACACCCAGTTTATGTGCAAGCAAAGATGCTACTAGATTTCCATCACTATAGTTTCCAATGATCAAATCCGGAGTTGCCTGCAGCTCCTCAGCAAGTTCTTTTGCGACATCCTGTCATGCACAAGCAAGATGACATTGAATGAGGTGAAAGCTTCAACAGGCCATTAGTTTCAGATCTGCTCTGCTAGCGAGGGACACATTTACCTCAGTGTAAGTCTCTAGATAAGGCCATACATCAAAACGCGAGATCCATTTCCGAAGGATCCCCTTTTCGTTTCGAAAAGGAACCCGAAGAATGCTCGTGTGCTGTGTCCCATCAACCTGTTCCAGGCGCTCGCCGCAGGTAGTCCCAACTGCATCAGGAAGCAATCTAGTAACCTGGAACAGGGAGAAAGATGGATTCATGAGAAGGGCCTTTTGATTAGCATAACCAACATCCAAGTTTGTCACAGAGACGATAGATAGAAGCAGTTGAAGTTTTGTGATTACAATGAGAATGCGAGGGGTGATATCAAGCCCTTGCTGCTTTATCCTAAGAAGCATCTCATTCTCCAATGCGCGAACTTGATCAAGAATATAGACAACCTGCAGAAGAATTGGCAGAAAGATCAGGTCACACTAAGAGAAGTGCAACTTAAATTTGAATCTCCTTGTTGTTTGAGCATTGCACCTGGCCGCCAGTATCAGGGTACCCCAAAACATTAGCTTGGGCAAAGTATCCATGTGGGGAGAGGATGACAACATTGAAGACCATTGGAATTGTTCCGAGGAACTTCTCCAGGGTGCAGGGATCAGGCGCCTcaagaagatcaaggaggagatgCATTGTTTCGAGTACACGCTGAACTGTGTCACCCCAGCCCTTCTCAAATCCAAGCTCTTGAAAcctaaaagaaaagataaaatggTGCATATTATTGTCTCATAGAGACGAATTCAACTCAATCCTGCTATTGAATTTAATGATCACACAATAAGTGGAGATTAACATACCTATTGTTGAACTCTGAGTATGGAGTATCAGCAGGAATGCTCAGTAGATATTGCTCTGCCTTCCTCAGTGCAGATTGGAGGGCACGAGGACTTTGTAGTTTGTCATTGAGCATCATCACCTGCATTCCAAGCATGATACCATCATATAGAACCATCAATAGATTACAAATTATACTGGCAAACAGATTTTTGACTATTGTACTGTTGTATTGCAGATTACAAATGTATGCAAGTTCATAATGTTAGTTTCTAGTAATGTGAGAACGAAAAGGATATGAGATTTACCGTTCCCTTATAACTGTGTGTCCGTAGAAATTCAAGCAATGGATACATGCTTTCTTTGTCAACAAACAACTTCGAAGAGAGGTGACGGTTCAGAAACTGCACTCCGTTGCCAATGGATTTTGACAGTGAAGGACGCGGAAAAGAGGCATTGAAGGGCTCAAAATCCAATTCCAGCGCAAAGTTACTTTCGGatctggagaagaagaagaagaagaagaagcaaagcaACAGATTCAATTGCTGAAGGTGAATTACAATGAAAACTACagtgcaagtaattgtgtaagttACACAAAATATGACAGATGAACATACTCTCCATTCGCTAGTTTTTCCTTGAATTGCAGGTACTCAGATGCACTTAACTCCCCCACAACAAGCTCGTTCACATTCACTTGGACATATTCCCAGACACCAGGCCTTGGTCGAATCGCAAGAGCGACGAGTGGAGGTACAACTATAGCTTCCTGCATAATTCAGAATCGTCGATTGTAGAAATGCAAAGAGTATGATCGACAAAGTGTAAATCTGCCTGTTTGTTGTTATCGGTGTGTCACCTGTGCAGCTCTCAGAACATCTTCAAAGACTCCACCTTTCAGTTTTTCCTTCTCATCTTCAGAGAATGCTGCTTCAAACTCGGCAAGCAACTGATGCCGTTGCAGCATCCCctttccctggttaacatacctgAAAATTCAACAGGTAACAGTCATATTCAGATACACTATCTAGTAGAATCATGAATTTTATCAGCTTTTAATTGTTGCATCCATGTCTAACTCTGATAAAATGCTAATGAGATATAAAATGCTATCTATGGTCCTGCTACATCATTATCTTAAGGTTATGCGCAAATTTTTAGAGAAAATTTAGAGGCTTATATGCCGCGAAGCAATAGGAAGAAAATGAATGGTTACAAGTTGGATTTCAAGAGAAAAGTAAACCAGCATCCTTGCACTATACTATCGATGCTTGTGTAGAAGAGAAAGAGGCTAGATTGTAATCATACCTTGAGAAAACAGCAAGCAATTCATTAGGACTGGCGGAGAGGGTACCACTGAGACGCTCCTTAACACTAAGAACACGAGTCAGAGTGCGCCCAGCCATGGCTTGTCTCTGCACCTTATCTAAGCCTTTAGAACTCACCAAGCTGCAAGAACCTAAAAGAGATAACCACTGGTATAAGAAGCCACCAATGCAAGACTCCTCACAAATAGGAGTTGGAAGAATTGACTGGATAGCTGGACCAGACCATAAAGTTGAAAATCTAGAAGGGTTGCAAGCATGAACTTTTGACTTGTAACATCAATCAAACAGCTATAAATCTATCAATAACACTTGAGAAGAAACCAAAAAACATCTCCTGCTCAATCCATTTACCAAAGGCATAAATTCCACATACAAATTAATGAACAAAAAGGAAAGCAGGGAAAAGGAAAGGGATAAACCAGGAAATAAGAAAACAAGGATAGATTAATGGCAAGGACCGGAGAAAACCAAGAAACAGGACAGTTCTCAAGAGAAACAAATCTTGGTTATGCATGTGGAAAATTTATTTCTCATTGTTATCAATCCCACCAAAGTGGCGAACATCGATCCAAGAAAGGAAGGAAGATTCGAAGGAAAGATTTCCCATTTTCCTGTCAGAAACCGAGTGGTCTTCGACCTCATAACATATTCCACAAGAGAAAAACTTGTAAACAAGAAAAGCTGGAATCTTTCCAACCGTAGTTGAGTCCCAAAGGATCTAGTCCAAAGGATGTTCTTTGACCATAAGATTCTGGCTTATGATAAGGAAAAGAGCAAGTATAGGGTTTGCCTTGGCTCTGTTCTTGGATTAAGAGTAGGGTTGACAAAGATCAGACAAGAAAAGGAAGCAATGATCTGAGCTTCTCAAGACTAGATTTGGTAAGGAAAATAAATGGTGGAGAGATTTGGGGTAGGCGCaaagaaaaagatgtagaagCTATCGTTTTCCTACTTCCATTAGGCAAGGATCAATTATTTCTCCTCGGGAAAGCGACATGTACCCTCAGAAAGACTGAAGCAGAGATCGCAGAAGCAAAAGCCAAGCGGAACTAGGAGACACGAACACGCAATGGAAGCGATACGGGGACGAAGAACCGAGGACGAATGAGGGGAGGCAGCGCGCTTCCCCCGCTTTTATACAAAGAACAAGCACGAAACAAAGATGTCTTTTCAATGGAGAAGAAAGAAGGCACTTTTCGCCACGAACACTCTCCTTCGTGGACGCTTCTCTCTTACTCTGCTCGTCATTCTTCGCATGAAgaccacttcaaaatccatcaatGGCTTCCTGTTTCGTTCACTGTGCAGCTGCTGCAAAACCACTGCGCCATTTCTTTATTAGCAGCATCAAGTTCTTGAGACGGGAAACACTTGCACTAATTCTCTTTCTTAATTTCCGATGATTTTTTTGGGTCGTTTTGATTATTTTTTGACTTCGGAATAGTGCGTGACGAGTTATTAgatgcaagaagaaaaaaaatgtctGCTTGTTTGACCAGGCTTCATCTTCATTGAACGAAGAATAGAGAAAGGCAACCACAAGTCCCGCAAAATCTAGATTAATCACGACTAGTTATAGCTTTCATTAGCTTTTGATGTTCCATAGATCCAGGGAGTTGACTTTGGTTCAAGAATTTACATGAAATTTCCGTGGAAATCGGCGCCTCCTCGTTCGCAGCGACTCAAATCAAGAACAGTAAGATTGTGACGCCATTACGTTGAGAAGCTTCAACATCGGTCGGCTGCCCGCCCGCCCGCCGACCGCAAACCAGCGGCCGAGGAAGAGGATTCAACGTTCGCCGCGTGCAGGAGGCTGGCGGTCACGGCCGGGACCCGGGCGGCGGAGGGTCAGCGGCGTAGACCATCCGTGCCGGCGTTGACCGCATCTGGCGAAGCAATTCGGCCGGTATCTCACCGCCACCCGGCTCGCCTACTCGCGTGGCGATTGCACACGAGGCAAGTGCCCCACCGTGGGGTCTACTCAATATCTCTCCGCGAAAACAAGTGGGCCGAATTAGTTAGAATTGAAAGAGAAGTCGTTAATAACGTTATTTCCTTCTTCGAAAGGAAAATATCCTCTTAAAGACTTACTACTTGTGATATGAATGTGAAGATTGCACCAAATTGGCCACCAAATGTTTGCCCAACTTAATTGTGGTTGACAAATCAAGATTAATAACATTTGTGCTAGAGAGATTTGGCCCATGTCAACATGATTTCCATTACATGTATCTTAAATGCCAACTAATCAAGACATTGTCAACTCTTTTGTCAACGCAAAGGCATTCATTTTGCTTGCGTAAGCTCATTACATGTACTTGCCACATTAGCATGAGCCCATCATCGTAAGACACTTGCATGCCAATTATAATTGTCATCTACTTTAATGATCCATAATTGTGTAATCTTAGGAGGCAAAATATGAAACGGAACTTCCATCATATTAAATTCTATGACATCAAAGACATGATGTTGATTACGATGAGGATAAATATCCCATTGACTTGAAACTTATGTACCAGTGGTGGGGCCTAAATCTGAGTCAGATTGGGGCCATTTCATCTAATCCTTATCCTTTTGAGGATTCAATGGCATGCATGCATATAACCCCTACAATTATAAATGATATTGACGGTCTAATAATTTGATGCATAAGACAATCACCACATTTGATTAGACCCACTTGTGGTAGCTAAAAGTCAACATAGCTAATTAATTTGAAAGGACAAGGAAGGGGAAGACATTTTGATGAATCCAAGAGCATGGATTTTGATGTAAGAACATTGTGTTAAAAGATGTCATCATCACATGGAGTGGAAGATAATAATACTTTGTGTTCATAGCTATTATTGTAAGCTAGTCAAAAGACGTATTTGTTCATGGGGAAATTAATTAATGATGCAAATAATAGTATATATTTCTTAATTTTCTAATATCATCCTTAATAGAGATTTTTATattaatgatgataaaatatcataAGATATTTTATGTCGGGTGTTTGTGTAATTGattcatttttttattgaaaatttgattcgtCTTACTCAAATTTATTATGAAGATATTGACTATACATTCAAATTTCACAATCActatttatcatttaaaaaaaagaaattaaatttgTAAAAGAATATTAATAGATACAAAATGTATTAAATTTATGGAAGAATAGAAAGCATTCCATCTCAAACTCAATTTTTTAAATGCCAATCTTATATAAATTTATGATACCTTTTATTATTCAATTTTTATGAAATGAACAAAATCAATCAAAGTTGCTTGTAATCATAACTATAGATTGCAACTCatataatcaaatattatatattaagTAAATCAAGTACTAATAGATAAATTTGCTTCACAAAAAGGATACATATTGGTTAGGTTAAGACTGTAAGGTGAATAACTATGGATCAAACTCTACACCAATCCAACATCCAATCAACTATTTTTCAGCAACATACAAACTCATATCGAATGCAATTAATACTTGATTATAGATTGATCAAACTCAGTTTAGTTGAAATGAGAATGATGGGCACTTTCAATTATCATGCCCAGCATAATTGATCCAAGAATGTCAAAGCAATTTAGCTAGCACAGATAAGACTGCTAAGTCTGTCTATTTCTGCATTGATTTAgggttatttttttagaaaat of Musa acuminata AAA Group cultivar baxijiao chromosome BXJ1-7, Cavendish_Baxijiao_AAA, whole genome shotgun sequence contains these proteins:
- the LOC135679221 gene encoding sucrose synthase 1-like, whose translation is MGNLSFESSFLSWIDVRHFGSCSLVSSKGLDKVQRQAMAGRTLTRVLSVKERLSGTLSASPNELLAVFSRYVNQGKGMLQRHQLLAEFEAAFSEDEKEKLKGGVFEDVLRAAQEAIVVPPLVALAIRPRPGVWEYVQVNVNELVVGELSASEYLQFKEKLANGESESNFALELDFEPFNASFPRPSLSKSIGNGVQFLNRHLSSKLFVDKESMYPLLEFLRTHSYKGTVMMLNDKLQSPRALQSALRKAEQYLLSIPADTPYSEFNNRFQELGFEKGWGDTVQRVLETMHLLLDLLEAPDPCTLEKFLGTIPMVFNVVILSPHGYFAQANVLGYPDTGGQVVYILDQVRALENEMLLRIKQQGLDITPRILIVTRLLPDAVGTTCGERLEQVDGTQHTSILRVPFRNEKGILRKWISRFDVWPYLETYTEDVAKELAEELQATPDLIIGNYSDGNLVASLLAHKLGVTQCTIAHALEKTKYPNSDIYWKKFDDQYHFSCQFTADLFAMNHTDFIITSTFQEIAGSKDTVGQYESHTAFTLPGLYRVVHGINVFDPKFNIVSPGADMSVYFPHVEVDKRLTHFHPEIEELLFSSVENDEHKFVLNDRNKPIIFSMARLDRVKNLTGLVELYGRNARLRELANLVVVAGDHGKESKDIEELAERKKMFGLIEEYNLNGQIRWISAQMDRVRNGELYRYIADTKGAFVQPALYEAFGLTVVEAMTCGLPTFATAYGGPAEIIVHGVSGFHIDPYQKDKAAEILVGFFEKCKEDPTHWDKISQGGLQRIYEKYTWKLYSERLMTLAGVYGFWKHVSNLERRETRRYLEMFYALKYRKLAASVPLAVDAESTVDGQNV